Genomic window (Kwoniella dendrophila CBS 6074 chromosome 1, complete sequence):
TGGTGCTGAGCAACACCAGCAGGATGATTCTGAGTCACCCACACCTCGTGCAGCTGCCACCTCTACTTCGCCACTACCTCCTTCTGTTTCTGCTACTTCAGAAGCGCCACATCACGctcatcatcctcttgaCACCCTACCAGTTGATCCTGAGATACAATGGTGGGTCAATGCATATCCTGAACAAGCTTTGCGAACGTTCCATTGCGAGAAAGTAAAGAAAATACCTTTGAGTGGATTAGATCCAAGTATGTTATTAGGTTTCTTGATTAGAAACGACGATGACTGGGCAGATTTCGTAGAAAGAGCTAGCAAAGTAAGTTGATCCCATTCCCCGCTGAAAATATACACAGGTGCTCAATGCTGATACTGTGTTTTTTGCTATCAGTTACCGCATAAAATCTTTAGTGTTCAAGATGAACCACCAACATGGGATGTGGATTCCGATACAGAATTACAATCGGTTTCTGAACCTGGCGAACCGAGtttagatgatgaggagATCGAGAGCGTACCAATAAGCAGTAATCGACAACCGCTTTTGTCTTCAGTGCATTCTCAGGCTAAGAAGGATTTTGAAGAAAGCGAAAAGCctgaagaggatgaagacgaCAGCTTTGTGGTATCAAATACAACAGTAAAAGCTGTTGACATCATTTCCGATAAGACAAGAAAAATGGGTATAAATGATggggatgaagaagaagaagaagaagaagaagaggattgGACGGAAGGAGGTGGTACTCCATCAAGTCAAAAACCAGTTTTAGTTGAAATTCCCACTCCTACGACTACAAGACAAGCAAGTTGGCCTAAATCgaacaataataatgatttcaCTTCACAAAGAGAACAAGTAGAAACGATAAAACCATTTAATAATCAAGAAGGTGTACCATTTCCTACGACGAGAACaccaatgatgataatgaacgATTTGAAATCAGACGAgaataaaaatgatgataagagAAAACCTGGTATACCGACGGCTTTGAGGCCAAGAAGacctttattagaagaacaaagaatgaGAACTGGAAGTTGGGTAGATCCCTCACCAGTCAGAGGTGAAGCTCCAAATGGTGATAATTTATTATAactttcaccttgttcacAAATCATATATAAAGTGGAATAAATCAATGTGCAAGCTCCGTTGTATTTGCAGTAGTTTCAAgaattcagataataaactatgatatatattcatgcttgttcttcttgtacAATATCATATTTGTATGTAACGAGAAAATGCATTCTTTGAAGTCATTTCAAGATAACTTAGTGCAGTAGATAACCAACTTGTAGAGGAAGTAACCCATGTGGTGAATAACCGGATTAGGCCGATTGAATGTACCGATCAGGTCCACAACAGATAAGCTCATCCTCAATACAAAGGATCTGCAGACTATACATCTACCTTCTCCTCTTCCATATCAAGTCGATATATGAATATAAcattatagcttcttcatcattttgtaGGAAGCCTCTATCAATCTAGACGATAGCTAATCATCTTGTGTCTGACCTCAGGATGCGACTTTACGCATCTATTTTAACTCTTCTCCCTTTAATCTCGGCAATTCAAATCCCCCACATTCCCTCATCGCAAGATGTATTAAATGTAGCAGATACTTTCCTTCATTCTTCtgatcaacaacatccaAGTACTACATTAGGGTATGCTAGTGATATTAACTTAGAAAATGTTGGAGATGAATTCACGGTTCTGACTCATAATAAATTCCCTGTAAGTGTTTTctacaaataacaaaaaaatcAGGTGCCATTAAGTATATCATCGAAACTCGATCGGTACTTGATCAAGAAACTAACGGTAGCTGATTCTTGTATGTTCCCAGGATCATCGGGTAAGAATCAAATCTACAACAGGATGGTGTGATCCAGATGTAAGATCGTTCTCTGGGTAAGTTGAGTTGCATTTTACTATTCAACCATGATTGTCACACCATTGTCTGTCGTCTTTTCTTCCAGAGCCATTAAGCTGATCCTCTTTTGTTGACTATATAGATACCTTGATGTAGGTTACGGTAAAGAATTATTCTTCTACTTTTTcgaatcaagatcaaagcCAAAGGACGATCCTGTAATTATGTGGATTAATGGTATGTTCCAACTTTTTTAATAATCGAACTTTCTTGTTTTACTTCATCATGATAACATTTAGGCTAATCAATTTCTCATACTAACTTCATATAGGTGGTCCAGgatgttcttcatctttggGAATGTTGATGGAATTAGGTCCATGTTCAGTTAAAGATGAACCAAAATCAGCTAACGATACTAAGGTTAACCCTTACTCATGGAATGAAAAAGTGAGCATATCAACTAGATGAGCTTTTCTCGATTTTTTTCTACTTCCAAAACTTAACGATTAAACAATAGGcaaatatcttcttccttgatGAACCTATTGGTGTAGGGTTTTCACACGCTGAACATGGTCAAGTAAGTCCATCACTTTGGTATCTGGTTAAAGATCAATAGCTTATTACGATTTCTTATGTTAATAGAGAGTATCCACAACTGAAGCCGCTGCCAAGGATGTACAAGCGTTCATCACAATTGTAAGCTGTCTCCTGTAATCGAAATAAATTGGAATTGAgactgatgttgatgatgatgaccacAGTTCTTCGAGGCATTCAAAGAATTCGAGAGCAGAGCGTTCCATATGGCTGGTGAATCTTACGGTGTAAGTTCATCTTACATCATCACATTCAAGCTCAAACATACATTGATATTCGATATCCATCACTTAGGGTCGATACCTTCCAGTATTTGCTTCTGCagttgttgatggtaatcGAAAATTAGTCAAGGATGGTAAAAAGCCAATCAACTTGCAAAGTGTCATGATTGGGAATGGTGTCACCGATCACTGTGAGTGCGAAATATCACTCATTCATGCAGCCATACatcaaggaaagaaaggGCTAATTTGTCATGTTTAATGCCATATAGTCACTACGATAGAATCTTATTTCCCTTTCGTGAGTTGTATTTCGACAGTAATTCTTGGATTAGACTGATCAAATGCTTTAGCAATGTACCGTCAACGGAGATCTTTCCGAACCTGTACAGAATATCGCCAATTGTGTCTACATGGCTGAATCCGTTAGTTCCATCTGAATTATGGTTATATTGCGTTCTGCTTACCCTTTACACACCAGTTACCTAGATGTTCGAGACTCACACACAAAAACTGTATCGAATCTCATGATTACACAGCTTGCTCCATTGCTTTGAACTACTGCGAAGAAGTCTTGGAAACCTCGTTCTGGTCAGCCGGTGTAAACCCTTACGATGTGTCCATGAGCTGTTCTCCTCAAGAACTGAGTGATTCCCTTTGTTACCCTGTGACGTAAGTGAGCCTACAGCTCGTCCTGTTAAAGGCATTTGATTCTCTTGATGGGAAATACATATCTTGAGTTGGACTAACTTCATAGTTCTGATATAGCAAGAAAATCGGAACCTATCTCGATTTACCTGATGTGCGAAAGACATTGGGCGTACATGGAATGAAAGGAAACTGGTCTTCATGTGATAATGGAGTATTTAGAAGATTCGGTCAATCGTTAGATAGTACCGGTCAGACTTGGTTATACGTGACTGGGCTATTGGAAAGAGGAATTAGAGTATTGAATGTGAGTTATCCTAACATCTGGGGATTGGACTGTAAAACCGGTTCGGAACTTGCAACCTCTGACTGATGTGTTTTTTACACAATAGTACGTTGGTATGCGTGATTTCATCTGCAACCACATTGCCAACGAGATGTGGATGGAAAGACTGGAATGGACCGGACAAGCAGAGTACAATATGGCTGAATGGTCAGAATGGAATGTAGATAAAAAGGTAGCAGGTACTTATAAGACTGCTGGCAATCTGACTGTGAGTATTGATCTTTGTGATATTTCCTTAGACAAAACATCATATCCGTGATCTTATACATacttatatacctttatatacTATTAGATGCTCAAAATTCGAGGTGCAGGACATATGGTACCGTATGATAAGcctaaagaagctttgaCCATGTTGACCTCATGGTTAGATGCTGGAGCGATTGGAGAAAGCGCTTAAATAGTAATAcgtagaaaagaagaatagaTCGGAACAGGTACATGACGATAGCAAGGTTGCAGTACGGATAGAAAAGTAGAATGAATAAATGCATACAGATTACATATCGATAAATACCATACCGAAATTGCCATACCTTAGATAAGGCATAGATAGCAGAATAGCGCTATGGTGATAGTTGTGAATGTAGATTGACTCGTGTTCAGGGTAATGTTGTATAAATTAAAGTTACCTGATATGGCAGGTTGAAAACAAAAATTTCAACTAACCTTGACATTTTTGACAACCGCGAATTAAGAGGTCCACTTGATGCTATAACTAACtatattctttttttttcgcTGTCTATTTtatcccttcttctttggtttaTTGATAACCCACGTCTTATATAGATAACATAGAAATATAGACAGAACCATTGCAAAATGTCTATCGCTACCGCTGCCGCCGACGAGATTCATAATTTGTATGATTCTATTTTGATCCTTGATTTCGGATCTCAAGTGAGTGTGATCATTCGGTATATCATGGACGAATTTGTTGCCTAACTTTTACTATGATTCTAGTACTCTCATTTAATCACTAGAAGATGTCGTGAAATCAATGTCAGTTTTTCTTAATGTTATGAGCAGGAGTGGAAGTATGTTATACtaattgattatatgatatttcctatgaatatatatacaggTTTACTGTGAAATGTTACCATGTACACAAAAAATTGCTGATTTAAGTTGGAAACCTAAGGGTGAGTATAAGTGTTCAGATAGACATGAATTGGGAATCGAGAATGAGAAAAGtgaaaatcattcaaaataCTGATAATGTCTTCTATTATTCATCCTTTTTCAGGTATTATCCTCTCCGGATCACCTTACTCAGTTTATGCAGCAGATGCACCACATGTTGATCCAGCAGTTTTCGAACAAGGTGTACCAGTTTTAGGTATTTGTTATGGATTACAAGAAATCGCTAGAACTCATGGTGGGAATGTTGATGCTCATACACATAGAGAATATGGTTATGCTAAgatcaaagttgaaaaaacTGGTAATAAATTACAAGATGCTTtgtttgaaggtattgaaatggaagaagatggtggatTACAAGTGAGTCGAATTCTCTCATtcataaagatgaaatagattACTAGGGATGACTGTCGAAAGGGGACAATGcaaccatcttcagcatATTGTTCTCGCTTTTATACTTAATAATCGTTTTCTTACACTTACTTTCTTTTAGGTATGGATGTCCCACGGTGATCAATTAacatcattaccaccaaatttTTCAGTTATAGCTTCAACACCAACATCACCTTTCACAGCTATATCACATAATGAAAAACCTTTATATGGTGTACAATTTCATCCTGAAGTTTCACATTcaccaaaaggtaaagaagttatTGCAGCTTTCATTAAAAATGTTTGTGGTATTAAAGGTGGTTGGTCAATGGATTCTTTCATtccaaaagaaattgaaagaattagaaaaatctgTGGTGAAAAAGGTCAAGTTATAGGTGCTgtttcaggtggtgtagattCTACTGTCGCTGCTAAATTAATGCATGAAGCTATTGGTGATAGGTGAGTGAATCTTTACTCTGATAGTATATCTTAGGCCACTGTTGCTGTGCAAGCTAATATCATTTGGAATTCAATTATACGCTAGATTCCACGCCATCATGGTCGACAATGGTGTATTGagattagatgaagctgcCAAAGTACATCAAATGTTAACAGTcgatttaggtgtaaattTAACTGTTGTTGATGCATCAGAATTATTCTTATCAAGATTGAAGGGAGTCGAAGAtccagaaaagaaaaggaaaataatTGGAAATACATTTATTGAagtatttgaagaagaagcagccAAAATTGAAGCAGCTGCAGacaaagaattagaagaaaaaggaggTGAAGCCAAAGGAAAAATTGAATGGTTATTACAAGGAACATTATATCCTGATGTTAtagaatcaatttcatttaaagGACCATCAGCAACAATTAAAACACACCATAATGTTGGTGGATTATTAGCAGatatgaaattgaaattaattgAACCTTTAAGAGAATTATTTAAAGATGAAGTTAGagctttaggtagattattaAATATTCCAGCACATTTAGTTGGGAGACATCCTTTCCCTGGACCTGGATTAGCTATTAGAATTTTAGGA
Coding sequences:
- a CDS encoding GMP synthase [glutamine-hydrolyzing] produces the protein MSIATAAADEIHNLYDSILILDFGSQYSHLITRRCREINVYCEMLPCTQKIADLSWKPKGIILSGSPYSVYAADAPHVDPAVFEQGVPVLGICYGLQEIARTHGGNVDAHTHREYGYAKIKVEKTGNKLQDALFEGIEMEEDGGLQVWMSHGDQLTSLPPNFSVIASTPTSPFTAISHNEKPLYGVQFHPEVSHSPKGKEVIAAFIKNVCGIKGGWSMDSFIPKEIERIRKICGEKGQVIGAVSGGVDSTVAAKLMHEAIGDRFHAIMVDNGVLRLDEAAKVHQMLTVDLGVNLTVVDASELFLSRLKGVEDPEKKRKIIGNTFIEVFEEEAAKIEAAADKELEEKGGEAKGKIEWLLQGTLYPDVIESISFKGPSATIKTHHNVGGLLADMKLKLIEPLRELFKDEVRALGRLLNIPAHLVGRHPFPGPGLAIRILGEVTRDQIKILQHADDIYIEEVRAAGLYDQISQAFVALLPVKAVGVAGDMRTYDQVVALRAVSTEDFMTADWFVFPPQVLKKISSRITNEVKGVNRVVYDITSKPPGT